One Dictyoglomus sp. NZ13-RE01 genomic window carries:
- a CDS encoding ABC transporter permease, whose protein sequence is MLKLGTKSKVIVFSLFTIYSIIIIVPFLNIVMNSFKSLSEIFLTPFSLPKQLRWENYVEAWTKANLGVGYLNSFFISVFSVIGILIISSMMAYILSRYRFPFRKILYLYVIAGLAFPARLAIIPIFIMLRDVGLLNSRLGLILLYMGTGVPFSVFLLKNFLDDVPIELEESAQIDGASPWTIFRKIDLPLIKPALVVVAIVNFVSVWNDFFFPLILISDRSKETIPLAVSVFYGEYAHQWHLLSTALWLAVVPVMIIYSIMSREFISGMTQGAIK, encoded by the coding sequence ATGCTAAAATTAGGTACTAAATCCAAAGTAATTGTATTTTCTCTTTTTACAATTTATTCTATTATAATTATTGTTCCTTTTTTAAATATTGTTATGAATTCTTTCAAGAGTCTTTCAGAGATATTTTTGACTCCATTTTCTCTCCCAAAACAACTAAGATGGGAAAATTATGTAGAAGCGTGGACTAAGGCAAACTTAGGAGTAGGCTATCTCAATAGTTTTTTCATTTCAGTTTTTTCTGTAATTGGTATTTTAATTATTTCTTCTATGATGGCTTATATTCTTTCTCGTTATAGATTTCCATTTAGGAAAATTTTATATTTATATGTAATAGCAGGACTTGCTTTTCCAGCTCGTTTAGCTATTATACCAATATTCATTATGCTTAGAGATGTAGGGCTTTTGAATTCTCGCCTTGGTTTAATACTTCTATATATGGGAACAGGAGTGCCTTTTTCTGTATTTCTTCTTAAGAACTTCTTAGATGATGTACCTATAGAATTGGAAGAGTCTGCACAAATTGATGGAGCTTCGCCTTGGACAATTTTTAGGAAAATTGATCTACCCCTCATAAAGCCTGCTCTTGTTGTAGTCGCTATTGTAAATTTTGTATCTGTATGGAATGACTTCTTCTTCCCTCTTATTCTGATAAGCGATCGTTCTAAAGAAACTATCCCCTTAGCAGTATCTGTTTTCTACGGTGAATATGCCCATCAATGGCATTTATTATCAACTGCATTATGGCTTGCTGTTGTTCCTGTTATGATTATTTATTCTATAATGTCAAGAGAGTTTATTTCTGGAATGACCCAAGGAGCAATAAAATAA
- the rbsK gene encoding ribokinase, producing MRTKVVIIGSFNIDMVSKAPHLPRPGETVLGGPFVMVPGGKGSNQAICASRLGAEVYFVGCVGNDTFGEIAKNNFKRERINVDYLEVSSETHTGVALIVVDEKSGENMIVVAPGANMKVTKKTIDNAIEIIKDADVILTQFEIPIETVEYVVKVVKNIKKPKLILNPAPAREVNPHIWEDIDLITPNRSELEAISGITIESRDDIERAVEKVISLGVKNVVVTLGKEGALVVNKEKSIYVPSFKVDAVDTTGAGDAFNGGLAVALAEGKDLEEAVYFANAVAGLKVKRLGASSMPYREEVENFLKETGEALF from the coding sequence ATGCGTACTAAGGTTGTAATTATAGGGAGCTTCAATATTGATATGGTTTCAAAAGCCCCTCATTTACCAAGACCGGGAGAAACTGTTTTAGGTGGTCCTTTCGTTATGGTCCCAGGAGGAAAGGGATCAAATCAAGCAATATGTGCCTCAAGATTAGGAGCAGAAGTTTATTTTGTGGGATGTGTAGGAAATGATACTTTTGGAGAAATAGCAAAGAATAATTTTAAAAGAGAAAGAATCAATGTAGATTATTTAGAGGTTTCTTCAGAGACACATACAGGTGTTGCTCTTATAGTTGTTGATGAAAAGAGTGGAGAAAACATGATTGTAGTTGCCCCTGGAGCAAATATGAAAGTTACGAAAAAAACTATAGATAATGCAATAGAAATTATTAAAGATGCAGATGTTATCCTAACTCAATTCGAAATACCAATCGAAACTGTGGAATATGTTGTTAAAGTTGTAAAAAACATAAAAAAACCAAAGTTAATTTTAAATCCTGCCCCAGCAAGAGAAGTAAACCCACATATATGGGAAGATATAGATTTAATAACTCCAAATAGAAGTGAATTAGAAGCAATTAGCGGGATAACGATAGAATCAAGAGACGATATTGAAAGAGCAGTAGAAAAAGTGATATCTCTTGGAGTAAAGAATGTAGTAGTAACTCTTGGAAAAGAGGGAGCGCTCGTTGTTAACAAAGAAAAATCTATATATGTTCCGTCCTTTAAAGTAGATGCAGTAGATACTACAGGAGCAGGAGATGCTTTTAATGGGGGATTAGCTGTAGCTCTTGCAGAAGGAAAAGACTTAGAGGAGGCAGTATATTTTGCCAATGCAGTAGCTGGCTTAAAAGTGAAAAGACTTGGGGCCTCCTCTATGCCATATAGAGAAGAAGTAGAAAATTTCTTAAAGGAAACTGGTGAGGCTCTTTTTTAA